GTGCGTTCGGCGATGGAGCGTCCGGTCAGGCCGACCAGTGTTTCCAAGCGCAACAGCGCATCCTGGGCGTTGTTGGCGTGCACGGTGCTCATCGAACCGTCGTGACCGGTGTTCATCGCGGTGAGGACGTCGACCACTTCGACGCCACGAATCTCGCCGAGGATGATCCGGTCAGGGCGCATCCGCAGGGCGTTGCGAATCAGGTCGCTGGCCTTCACTTCACCGTGGCCTTCGGCATTCGGCGGCCGCGTTTCCAGGCGCACCACGTGCGGGTGACCGAGCTGCAATTCGGCGACGTCTTCGATGGTCACCAGACGCTCGTGCGGGTTGATCAACTGGCTGAGAATGTTCAACAGCGTGGTCTTGCCGGTGCCCGTGCCGCCGCTGATCAGGATGTTGCAGCGCTTGCCTACGGCGTCCTGGAAAAACTCGAAGATCGACAGGTCGATGGTTTGCATCGCCATCAGGTCGCTGCTCTTGAGCATGTCCTTGCGAAATTTACGGATCGACAGGCATGGACCGTCGAGGGCGATCGGCGGAATGATTGCGTTGACCCGGCTGCCATCCGGCAGGCGTGCATCGACCATCGGCGAAGACTCGTCGAGGCGCCGACCGAGCGGCGCGAGGATGCGCTGCATCACGCGTTCGACGTGATGCGCGTCGATAAACCGCAGGTCACTCTGGTGCAGCACACCGTCGCGTTCGATGAACACCCGGTGCGGGCCGTTGACCAGAATCTCGGTCACCGACTGATCGCGCAGCAACACTTCCAGCGGGCCGAAACCGGTGAGTTCGTCGACGATCTCTTCGGCCAGCCGTTCCATTTCGTAGCGGGAAATCGCCAGGTGCAAACGGGCGATGTATTCGGCGACTTTGTCGGTGACGAATTGCGCGAGCTGCTGGCGAGAACCTTCCAGCAGGTTTTTCCCGGACTCTTCGAGGGCGTCAATGATGTAGCGATGCAGGACCAGTTTCAGGCCTTCGTGATCGCTGTTGCCGACGCCACTGCGGGGCGCCGCACCGAAGAGTTTTTCTGCGCTCATGAGGTGCCTCGCAAGCGGTCGAACCAGGTCACTTTGGGCTTGGCCAGGCCTTCGGAACGTTTCGCCAGGCGTTCGCCGAGAGCGCGCAGGCTCTGGGTGAGTTTTTCGCGCGGGGCCAGTTCGAACAGGCTCACGCCCTGGTTTTTCGCGTTCAGGCGCACTTCCGGGGTGAGGGCCAGTGTGGCGATCACTTCCAGATTGAAGGTCTTGCCGAGGGTTTCCGAGTTGGGCGCGACATTGCTCAGGTAGCGGTCGATCAGCAGACGCCCGTGGTCGAGCTTCATGCCTTTTTCCCGCCACAGATTGAGCACGGCGAGGTTGCGTCGGCAGTTGAGCACGTTCTGATCGGTGTACCAGAGCAACTTGTCGCAGTGGCTGACAAAGGTGCGCAAGGCTTCGCTGTCGGTCTGCCCGGTGAGGTTCACGACGATGTGCTGGAAGTGCTGGCGCAAGGCGCTGAGCAACATGTACAGCTCGGCGGCGCTGGTGTTTTCCAGCGGCTCGTCGTTGCTGGCGTAGGCGAGAATTCGCAGGCCGGCCTCGGCGCTGGTGAAGGCGCTGTCGATCAGCGTGGCGTCGAGCCTTCGCAAGTGGCGCAAGGCATCGCCGAAGTGAAACGAACTCTCAAGCCCGAGCAGGGCGAGGCTGTCACCGCGCGGCAAACCGAGATCAAGCAACAAGGTTTGCTGACCGCTTTTTTGCACCACCAACGCCATGTGATTGGCCAGCAGTGCGCCGTCGGAACTGCTCTGCACGCCATACATCACCGTGAGGCCACCCAGTTGCGTGTTCGGTGCCACGGGCGGCAGGCGTTTGCTCAAGCGCCGCACCAGCCCGGCGACTTCACTGGAGCGTGAACCGTAGGCGACAAAATCCCGGGCGCCGGCGCGCATCGCGTTGAGCACCAACTGATTGTCCATGCCGTCACCAAGGGCCACGATTGCCAGCATCGGTTTGGCCTCCAGCGCGCCTTCGATCAACGCGCTCTGGGCGACCACGTGCTCGCGATCAAGGCCGACGAACACCAGATTGGCAAAGGTCACGTCCACCAGCGCCAGCAGTTCATCAAGGCTGCCGCCACCGGCGCTGACCACTTGGCCCAACGGTGCGAGCGCGCCTTGCAGCCACTCCAGATCGGTGCTGTTGCGGGTGATGGCGAGAAAGGTCTGGCTCAGGCTCTGGCTCATTGCGATAACCCGCTGCGCTTGTCGAAGTTGCCGTTTTCAAGGAAGAACATGCGGTAGAAATTCGGATCGTAGTTACGCAGTTTTTCACCCGGTAGCGACGGCAGTTGCGCATCGGCGGCCAGTGGCTGGACCAGATGCGGGGTGACGATCATCAGCAGTTCGCGTTCTTCGCGCTTGATCTGCGAGCCTTTGAAAAACGCACCGAGCACCGGGATGTCGCCGAGGCCGGGAAACTTGTTCACTTGTGAGCTGTTGGTGGTGCTGATCAAGCCGCTGATGACGAAGCTTTCGCCATCGCCGAGTGACACGCTGGTGTCGGTGCGGCGGATGGTCAGGGCCGGCACAGTGGTGCCGGCAATCTGTACGGCGTTGCTGAAGTCCAGTTCGCTGACTTCCGGGGCGACCTTCAACGCGATGCGATCGCGGCCGATGATGGTTGGCGTCAGGGTCAGGCGGATACCGAACTCCTTGTATTCGATCGACACGCTGTCGCTACCGGAACTGGGCACCGGAATCGGAATTTCACCGCCGGCCAGAAAGCTTGCGCTCTGCCCGTTCAGCGCCACCAGACTTGGCCGCGCGAGGGTATAGGCGAAGCCGCTGGTTTCCAGCGCATTGATGATCGCCATGGTCTTGCCGCCGACCCACGAGAAGTTGAACAGCGAATTGTCCACCGGCAGGCGGGGCTGCGGCACACCATCAATCGGTGGCAGGGTGCCGGGCGAACCAAACAGAAAGTTGCCGCGCGTGCCGATCAGTGAGGCGGTGGCTTCTTTGAGTTTGGTCCGGCTGACTTCGACGAAGCGAATATCGGTCTGCACTTGCGACGGTAGGCTCGGGTCATCCGAGGGTAGGGTGGCGGTCATGGCGGCAGTGGCGGCGCCCTGAACAAAGACCATGCTTTGGCGCGGCTCGCTTGAGCACGACGTCCAGACCATCAGGCTGGTGGCCCCGGGCGCAACGCCGGTGAGCAGAAAGGACGAACTGCCGTTGGCGTGCACGTCGGCGATTTTCGGATCGCCAATCGCCAGACGGGTGATCGCTACCGGCGACTGTACGTCCTGTTGAAAGCCTTCGCCGATTTCGATCACCGGCGGCATGCGCCCCAGTGCCGAACAGTTGCCGACCGCCGCCAACGCGGCGTCCATCGACAGGCCCATCAGTAGCAGGGCGCGCAGCATGGGTTTGAATGTCGGCCTGGAACGACTCTGCATGCCCTTGGATCCTTGCGCAGTCATGGGTTTTGTTGGGTGATCT
This region of Pseudomonas sp. R84 genomic DNA includes:
- a CDS encoding CpaF family protein, with the protein product MSAEKLFGAAPRSGVGNSDHEGLKLVLHRYIIDALEESGKNLLEGSRQQLAQFVTDKVAEYIARLHLAISRYEMERLAEEIVDELTGFGPLEVLLRDQSVTEILVNGPHRVFIERDGVLHQSDLRFIDAHHVERVMQRILAPLGRRLDESSPMVDARLPDGSRVNAIIPPIALDGPCLSIRKFRKDMLKSSDLMAMQTIDLSIFEFFQDAVGKRCNILISGGTGTGKTTLLNILSQLINPHERLVTIEDVAELQLGHPHVVRLETRPPNAEGHGEVKASDLIRNALRMRPDRIILGEIRGVEVVDVLTAMNTGHDGSMSTVHANNAQDALLRLETLVGLTGRSIAERTLRQMICAALDVIIQLTRMPDGRRCVSEVVEVVGIREDVYVTNTLFRLDRRSGFGFLREAVNPAGDKLRHEAHLG
- a CDS encoding pilus assembly protein, whose translation is MSQSLSQTFLAITRNSTDLEWLQGALAPLGQVVSAGGGSLDELLALVDVTFANLVFVGLDREHVVAQSALIEGALEAKPMLAIVALGDGMDNQLVLNAMRAGARDFVAYGSRSSEVAGLVRRLSKRLPPVAPNTQLGGLTVMYGVQSSSDGALLANHMALVVQKSGQQTLLLDLGLPRGDSLALLGLESSFHFGDALRHLRRLDATLIDSAFTSAEAGLRILAYASNDEPLENTSAAELYMLLSALRQHFQHIVVNLTGQTDSEALRTFVSHCDKLLWYTDQNVLNCRRNLAVLNLWREKGMKLDHGRLLIDRYLSNVAPNSETLGKTFNLEVIATLALTPEVRLNAKNQGVSLFELAPREKLTQSLRALGERLAKRSEGLAKPKVTWFDRLRGTS
- a CDS encoding type II and III secretion system protein family protein; this translates as MQSRSRPTFKPMLRALLLMGLSMDAALAAVGNCSALGRMPPVIEIGEGFQQDVQSPVAITRLAIGDPKIADVHANGSSSFLLTGVAPGATSLMVWTSCSSEPRQSMVFVQGAATAAMTATLPSDDPSLPSQVQTDIRFVEVSRTKLKEATASLIGTRGNFLFGSPGTLPPIDGVPQPRLPVDNSLFNFSWVGGKTMAIINALETSGFAYTLARPSLVALNGQSASFLAGGEIPIPVPSSGSDSVSIEYKEFGIRLTLTPTIIGRDRIALKVAPEVSELDFSNAVQIAGTTVPALTIRRTDTSVSLGDGESFVISGLISTTNSSQVNKFPGLGDIPVLGAFFKGSQIKREERELLMIVTPHLVQPLAADAQLPSLPGEKLRNYDPNFYRMFFLENGNFDKRSGLSQ